The nucleotide window AAGCTCTCAACAGGACCATTTTGCATCCTGCAAGTCAGCGGATGAATAAAACAAGCCATTGCTTTGACCGAAGTATTTGAACTTGCATGATGTCAAACCAGGGGAACCTAGAAATAACAACCTTGGCTTATTTTCTGGTCTTTATtcagaaaaggggagaaatggCAGCAGAGGAGCAATTGCTCTCAGAGGAGCTGACTGTGCCAAGAGTGTGCCACCAAAGCAGGAGCCATTCAAAAGGGGTGGAAGAGACCTTGCCACCTCCTGTTCTCCAAGAAGCGGTGGTGCGAGGCAGCGAAAACCCACCTGCAAGCCGGGTCGGTCAGCGGCTGAGCATCTGAGCGCCGGGTGGTTGGAGAGCACCGGTTCCTCCGCGCTCCGACCTCTGCCAGCCGGGAAGCACCGTGCTGCCGGTGGCTGGGACAAACTGGGCTCGGTGGCCACACGTCCTGGTGGGAAGGGGCTGCTCCTGGGGGCTCAGAGGTGGCTAAAGGTggtctcctctgctctgcttcccccGGCCATGCTGCAGCCCCTCCGCCTCGGGCTTTCCTGGCTCCGTTCCCCAACCCTGCATGCAGCAGGcgtgttatttttaaaaataaattaaatgcgAAGAAGAGCCTCTATCTAGGCCTTCAAGTAGAGTCTTAATTGGCCTCGCTCCCCAGGGGCCGGGCGAGCCCCAGAGAACGCTGCGCTATCAGAGTAATGAGCTATTAATAAACGGCGCTGCTCGGCTCCGTGCTCGGCTCTGCCCAGGCTGGATGGGGACCGTGGGGCCCCGGTTGTCACTGCGGGGGACCCAGGATCTCTGCAGctggggtggcttctgtggggtGTCCTGGAGCCAGCAGAGACCCGCAGGGGCAGAGCCCACCTCGGCTCCTTGCTCCGGAGCTCGTATCTGCCTGGGTTTGCTGGGAGGGGGCTCGGCCGGCACCCATTAATTCCCCGCCGTGGGGTTTGCTGAGGGTGTCAGGGCCGTGCCCAGCTCCACTGGGGCACCCGTgggtgggggctgcggggcagccGATGCTCAGCGCTGGCTgcggagggggaaggagagccGGGGGCTGCAGCTCCCGCTCCCCGGCTGCCGGGTAAAACAACGCCAGCGGGATCGTACCTTTGCTTAGAGGATCGGGTGGCTGAAGTAGTAACCAAAAGTGGAGTACGGTTACCCCGGGCTCATTCATAATGAACACGGCAGAGAGCTGGCATGCTCGCGGGCTGCCTCGGCACGGCGGCcgtgggcaggggaggggaaggggccagatcccccccagcccctggcaggGAGGTAATGGTGGGCACAGGTTACAGCCAAGGGTGGGAGACCATTAGCCTGGCGTATTTATTTAGCATAGAGACGCTAAATAAAATAAGTGTCACAATGAAttgggaggggtttttttcctttgggattGCAGGTCGTGCCTGGGTGCATCCTTCCCATCCAGCTCCGTGGCAGAGCAGGAGTGGAGCGTTCTGAACCGGGGGGGACCAAGCAAAGCTGTCCCCGCCTCACCCCAGAGCCAGCTCGGGTTCCCGAGGCCACCAGCCAGGCAGAGCCGATCGCAAAATGGCTCTTGACACGGCTGTGAGCAGCCTCCTTGAAAGCAGAGGCTGCAAAGCAGCTCCAGCTGTATCCCCACTCCGGTGCCCAGGTGGCATTTGGGGACCCCCAGGCGCTGGACACGGGGGTTTCGGTGCAATGGGTGATGCCTGAGCAATGTTGGAGAGAGGGGCTGCGTGGGTGGCGAGGGGGACGAAGGGGCTGGGATGCTTGGTGGGGGCAGCAGTGGGGTCTCTGGTCTCACCCCACTGCCCTcggcaaaaaaaaaaacgatGCTGCATCCCAGCCGGCTGTTAATCCCCTCCCTGCGGCTGTGTGAAAGACGATAACGCCTCCCTCCCTGTTTGATTCGttgggagaaaaagggaaatgtgGCAAAATTAAGACAcgcaccaaaaaaaaaaaaaaaaaaaggtccgTGAAAGATAATCTCCTGCGGCTCTTAAATTGCACCGAGCAATGGGTTTATTGCCAGAGAATTGCTCAGCTTGGGTAATAGGATCAGGGCGGGAAATTATCCGTGGAGATTGCATCCTTCCCTGCGACGTGGGCATAGAGAGGGtcaggagccccccccccggctcccccgaGGCCATTCCCACATGCCGCCAGCCCCCgggggacaggagggagggTGACGCCGGCCTTTGGTGTCCTTTGTCAGTGCGGTGCAGGAGACGCTGGGCAGAAGCGCTGGGATGGGCCAGGTCCTGCTATCCCTGCTCCATCAGTGTCACCTCTCCGGGGGGGTCTGGGGGCCCCGTGGCTCGTTCTCTCCCTGCCGCGAGCCTGCCCCGACAGCTCCCACCATCTCTCCTGGTGACGAGCACAagctcctcctttctccctccatcACCCCCTAAACCAAGCACCAGCCACCTGAAGTTTGGccttttcagaagcttttgGGCAACGAGGTGGCACCGAGACGGGCTTGAACGTGCAGCAACGCCGCAATAGGCTTGAGCAGCCACAAACGTCGCATCCTCCCGTCCCCTCTCCCCATGTCCTGCTGGGCTCCGGTGGCCGCGTCTGGGGTCCCCAACACACCCAGAGGGACAGAAGGGAGTGTGCCTGCAgggcttgggaaaaaaaaccctgaagcaAGGTCCAGCGCTCCCAGAGCCACGGCTTGGGCTTCCCCAAGGGCTGgagccagcctggctgctccTCAGGTACCGCACACCAGTTTGTCCCAGTGCTCTCACCAGTTTGTCGCAGTGCTATGAGGGTGATGGATCATGGCCCCCTGCGCTGGAGGGGTCGGTGCCCCTCCAAACCATCAGTATGGCCATGCTGGGCTGTTGAAAATTTGGAAAACGGCAAAGGCAGGGGACTGAGTCTGTGCGAATGGAGATGTCCCATGGACAGGCAGGTTTCGCATGAGAAGCAGGGCTGGCACGGCGAGGGCAGCCGGAGCGCGGATAAATGCTGTTGATAGAGAGCAGATGGGGAGAGGGAtgctcctgcctcctgcccatGAGGTGCAGTGGCCAGGAGACACCTGGGAAGgcacaaagcaaataaatcctGGCAGCGAGGAGGTGGAAGAGTtggaggtggaagaggaggaggatgaagaggaagagggggCTGCCGGGATGTGGTGGGCATCTTCCCGTGGAGGTAGGCATGCCAGGTTGGCGCTCCCGCATTGCTTTGGTGGGCACCCTGCTGTGGCACTGGTGGTGAAGCTCTGCCCAGGCTCTCGCCCCCACACTGCTTTGGGGACCCGAGGTGAGGACAGAACCCCAGGAGATGTTGAACCACTTCAGGTCACATCAGTCGGCTCATTTGGGATATTTTCTCTTTGGGCCTTTTGCCCCCAGCGCGGGGCTGAGACCTGCCCCGCTCGCTGCACCTCCGCAGGGgtggctggaggagctgggtcTGTTCTCGGTACCCCCCAAATTGCCTGCGTTCCTTCGCTGGGCCCAGAAACACCCTGCAGCACTCCGACTGAGAAGCTCTGCCACTTAATTAGGTTAATGACAGTGCTTCGTTAGGGAAAGGTGGCTGAGGAGTTTGCACCAGCGCTGGGAGGTGCGTTTCCAGGCATGGTGGCACCCCGGCAGATTTGGGGCACGGaaagggacagggagcagggaaggggaaccagagaaaagggaaagcgGCGGCAAAGTGCTAATCCCTGGAAAGGAGGGCAGCCGGGGCACCGCGCCACGCAAGGTCGGCGTTAATCCCTCATCTGCGAAGATTGTTCCCGCAGCTGCCTTAATCTCCACTCCGAGAGGGTGAcgctggggatggggaagggaggacCGGTCCCTACGTGCAGCGCCGAGTGTTCCCTGTCCTGCGGGACCTCACCGAGCCCGGGGCCTGGGAAGGATTTGTGCTGCTGGATGAAACCTCACAGCAGCtgcacagggagcagaggggatgTGGTGTCCCACCTGTGTCATGAGTTTGCAAGGCCTCTGGCTGCATCTCTCTGCTGCTACactgccctggggggggggtctgtgtCCCCCGTTACCCTGGGACGCTTGCATTCACGGTCCCCTACGCCTGTGTGTGCACTGGCGGCGGTGTGGAGTGGGTGCGagccagcaggaaggcagagGCTGAGATGTGGGTCTGCAGCTGCGTCTCCTTTCGCAAATATCtccccctgcctcagtttccctgctcTCCTAATGGTGCATGCAGGCAGTGAGGCTTGTTTAGCCCAGGTTTGCATAGGGCACAGTCACCGGGTCACACGTTAGGGGCCGAGAAAGGGATTCGGAGGGTTTCCTGGCGGGGCTGGGACCTTATCAGCACCATGAGCCACGATTTGGGGAGCGTTTTCCAGCCTCAGCCCACAGACGGGTGATCTGGGGCTGAGGAGGACTTTGTTAGCCTCCCCCCTGGCTCGCCGCTGACTCCgcatctctctctcccttccaggCATACGGGAGAATGGTAGTGAGTCCATAAGACCATGCTCTACACAATGACATGTTGGCTCCCGGTCCTGGTCCTCCACCTGGTCCTCCTGAGCCCCCCACGGGTggcagcctgccctgcccgctGCGAGTGTGCCCCGCAGATCAAGTCGGTGGTGTGTCACCGCAAGCGGCTCACCACCATCCCCGAGGGCATCCCCACCGAAACCAAGATTCTGGAGCTCAACAAGAACCGTATCCGTTGCCTGAACCCGGGGGACCTCTCCCCGTACCcactgctggaggagctggattTTAGCGAGAACATCATCTCCAATGTGGAGCCGGGCGCCTTCAGCAACCTGTTCAACCTGCAGACCTTGCGGCTGCGGGGGAACCAGCTTAAGCTCATCCCCCCGGGGGTCTTCACCAAGCTAACCAACCTCACCCTCCTGGACATCAGCGAGAACAAACTCGTCATCCTGCTGGACTACATGTTCCAGGATTTGCGAAACCTGAAGAGCCTGGAGGTGGGTGATAACGACTTGGTGTACATCTCCCAACGGGCCTTCTCCGGGCTGCTCGGCCTGGAGCAGCTGACCATTGAGAAGTGCAACCTGACCTCCATCTCGGCCGAGTCGCTCTCCTACCTCCAGAACCTGGAGGTGCTGCGGCTCCGGCACCTCAGCATCTCTGCGCTGGAGGACCAAAACTTCAAGAAGCTCTACAacctcctgcagctggagatCGACAACTGGCCGCTGCTGGAAGACGTCTCCCCCACCAGCTTCCAGGGCCTGAACCTCACCTCGCTCTCCATCACCTACACCAACATCACAGCCGTTCCCGCCGCTGCCTTGAGGAACCTGGTGTACCTCCGCTACCTGAACCTGTCCTACAACCCCATTAGCACTGTGCTGAAGGGCTCCTTTAAAGACCTCATCCGGCTCCAGGAGCTCCACATCGTGGGCGCTCTCTTGGTGTCCGTGGAGCCGCAGGCTTTCTCCGGCCTGAGACAAATCCGGCTGCTCAACCTCTCCAGCAACTTTCTCTCCACCCTGGAGGAGAGCACCTTCCACTCCGTCAACACGCTGGAGACGCTGCGGGTGGACAGGAACCCCCTGGCCTGCGACTGCCGCCTCCTCTGGATCCTGCAGCGACGGAAAACGCTCAACTTTGACGGGCAGCAGCCCATGTGCTCCTCGCCGCCCGAAAtccagggcaatgccctgcgCGACTTCCCGGACTCCGTGCTCTTCGAGTACTTCACCTGCCAGAAGCCCAAGATAAGGGATCGGAAGCTGCAGCACGTGACAGCCCGGGAAGGGCAGTCCGTGTCCTTCCTTTGCCGGGCGGACGGGGAGCCGGACCCCTCCATCGCCTGGGTGTCCCCCCAGCATCGCATGATCACCACCCGCAGCACGGGGCGGGCGACCGTGCTGCCCGGGGGCACCCTGGAGATCCGCTTCGCCCAGGTGCAGGACAGCGGCACCTACATCTGCATCGCCAGCAACGCGGGAGGCAACGACACCTACTTCGCCACCCTGACGGTCAAGGGGCGGCCAGCCGACGGCTCCCACTACGCGAACCGAACTTTGTACCTCAGCGAGTTCAACGACACCTCCCACAACGACACGCAAGTCTTCTTGAAGTTTACGTTGGACCTCAAGACCATCCTGGTCTCCACGGCCATGGGCTGCATCACCTTCCTGGGTGTGGtgctcttctgcttcctcctcctcttcgtctggagccggggccggggacAGCACAAGAACAACTTCTCGGTGGAGTACTCCTTCCGCAAAGTGGACggtcccaccaccaccaccggcCAAGGAGGAGCCAGGAAGTTCAACATGAAGATGATCTGAGCCTCTCCCAGAGAAGAACTGTTGTCTGCTGCCTGGCCCCGGGCACGGCCGCGGTGGGATGGGgctgatggggtgggggggtgtgggaGCACCAGCGACATTCTGGGGCTGGCGGCAGGACTTCGCTGTGCTGGGATGCGGCCGGAGACGTGCCGGAGGCACCACGGGCCAGCAGAGTCGGAACCGCGTGGACCTCAGGGTCGGGGCGCGATGACCCCGGCTGTCCCGACCCCGCAGTGAGCCCTCGGGGTGCAATGGCTCAGGGGCCATCCCGGCTCCAGGGGCTCCCAATGTAGCCGACATATTTGCTACCAACTATGCATTTCTCTAGCCAAGAGGTCAGCAGCGTTTgggcctgggaaaaaaaaactgctttctttttttccccccccctttccctttttttttaagagactcTCCGGAAAACTTTCCTGGTGGTTGTTTattgttcttctcttttctggttgttggggttttttttggtccaacaaatttttttttttaatgaatttccaAGAGAAAAGTCTTCCGGGGCGATGCGGGACTGGGGCATCGGGGCAGGTTGTGCCAAGCTGGGagtgtcccccagccccttgGCAAAGCCAGACCCTCCCTGGGCACAGCCGTGCCTTGAGAGCTTCCTATCGGCGGATTTAAGACGTGGCATCTGCAAACGCAGGAGCCCGGGGACGCTCCTGCACAAGCAATAATAACCCACCCAAGGCCGGGCTCTGAGGAGatatcagcaagaaaaaaaagggaaaaaaaggcaaaataaggCCAAGGTCATTAACGTCAGGAGGAGCAGCGCCAGGGCGATGCGAGACCCCAGCTTTGCATCTGCCCAAGCCACCGGCAAGTGGCGGGAATGAAGGGGTGCGGGGTCGGGATTCATACAGGTGCAAAAGGCACTTTTGGGTctattttctttggcttgcaAAGTTGAAgcctgcaggagagcaggagctggctcGTCCTGTGCAGGGAGGCCATACAACCcgggaaagaagaggagaggaaggcttGGAACAAGCAGCTTGGGAACTGATGGCAAAAGCAAACACCGGCAGAAGGTTCCAGCTGGCACCTCCATCGCATCACCCGGATCCTGCACGCTCCAGCGCTGAGGACCGTGGGTCGGTGTCCCCGGGCTCCGCTCCCTGCTGCTGCGGGGACGGTTCCCGGCTTCGCCTCCCACCCCTGCCTGGGGCAGCGCCGGCTTCGGCTCAGGGGGCGTAGTTTTTTTgggtgggagaaggagcagagctggctcagctggaagggaagagCCTGGATGAGACCATGATGGGCCAGGGACCCCAtcgcttcctcctcctctttcttctcctcccatGTCCACCCACGGGGGTTGCCGCAGTTCCCACCTCTGTCCCCATTCCTGTGGGCACGTCCCCCCCGACCTGGATGTCCCTTCTCCAGCCGACGGCGGTCAGGCTGGGCACGGAGCTGGAGAAGGCAGCTGCCCATCTCCTGCCAGGCATCCCCGGGTCTTCGGGGCTGCACCGGCGGCAGGAGCTCCCGAGGGGTcggggctgtgcccccccccccccccgctccccgtgAGCTTTTCTGCATCGGAGCACAAGTGAGAGCGGCTGCTCGGGTCGTCCCCTGCACCATCCTGCTCTCGCACCCATGGGTGTTGGGTGCCGCCCGCTGAGCCCCAAGGGGgaaggagccgggggggggggggggggggctcagcacccAGCCCTCCTCTCCAAGGTGCTCCCCGGGCTGCTCCCgcctgcctgggctgcagccgGTCACTGCCAGGATCCGGCCCCtgacctggggggggggatgctgcccATCtctccccatccatcccctgccaTGGGTCTGGCCGTTGCCCACAGCCCCTTCGCATGCCCGGTGCCCCCTCGCTCCCCGAGCCGTGCATGCCGTGTCGTACCAGGGGTCCCACCGGCCTCACCCGCACGCCCTTGTTCGGtgtctgggttttggttttttattacctgggggagggtgggaggggtggggagggggtcGGGCACGGACCCTTGCAGCCGGGAGCAAAGGCAAGTTTGGGCAGTGGAGACCCGGCACAGTTTTATATGTAACGAGCATGTGAAATGTAtttgcggggcggggggggggagaaaaaaaaaaaaagggggactTTTGtggcttgtttggttttttttcccccttttcttctccatgtgcCTCAAATAAGAAAAGCCAAAATCAGTGGACAAAGTCTGAGCAGGGCTGAGTGCAAGCATGGAGCTGGACAGGACCCGGAAAGGGCAGTCGGAGCTGCTTGCACCGTGTGCAGGATTTGTGCCTTTGTGCTCTCCAGACCTGCTCCAGCCTCGTGCAAGCCCAAGGGAGTCCCGGGGTTCAGGCAGAcgttaacccccccccccccgagttcTGCTGGGATTTGCAGCCCGTCAGCTGGTCATCACCACCATCAGCCCCACAAAACCCTTAATAAACAATGCTAAACCAACTTTCAGAGGGTACTGAAGTCCATATTAATAACTAATAAATGATTAATGCGCATGTGTTAACAAACTGCCACTGCTATTAAtctattattaattattaatagaGTGTTTATAAGGATGCAATTAAGCTGAAGGGTGCAAAGCCAGCACCTCACCTCCTGCTTGCAGGGAAGTCAGGATTGGGGGAGTGTTAAAAGGATTCACATAGACACAAGAGTGTGCACACACGGGCACGTACACATGCACAGCCGAACCCCTCTGATAAAACTGGGCACTGTGCCGCAGCTCTGTggttggggaaactgaggcacggaggGGCACTGCAGTAGGGTCAAGGGGCAGCAGCCAGtggcacggggtgggggggggggttgtccaTCTTCTAAGGAAGACTGAAGTGACCCTCTCGCTCCCCTTTCCCGTCCCGCCAGCCCCAGGGGACACCCTGGCCCCATGCAAGGCCATCCCTGCCCTTCGCCGAGCTGCCATCACCATCCCCATGAGATGCTCGGCCAGCCCAGTGTCCCCAGCTGGCTGGGGACCATCTGTCCTTGTGTCCCCAGCAAAGGGGATGCTACACCTCCCTGAAACCCCCCCATTTCCCTCCTTCCAGGTTCAGTTGCTGGCCTGCCCCCATGCCAACCCCCAGTCCCAGCTTTCCCAGCATGGGACTGGGATGGGGACTGGGAGCCTGTGGGGTGGTAGAAGCAAAGCAATGCCTCCAtctgctggaggaaagggcCCTGGGCCGCTTCCCAGCCTCTGCACCCCAAAATTCCCCGGGGAACCAGGGGGGCTCCCAGCACCCGCCTCACTGGCACGAAGGAGGGTGGCCCTGGTTGCAAAATAAGCAGGGTGCTGCCAGCACCCTGGgcctcctgcagcccccgcAGCCGGGGCAAGAGCTGTCAGGAGAGTAAAAGAGGAAATCGGGgtttttctctcatttcctgCATGAGAAAAATTATTGCATGGCACAAGAGCAGCCGGGAGGTTAAGAGTCGGGGTTACAGCTCGTGCCTGTGCCGAAGGGACTGGGTCCATCACGGCCTCAGGGACACCCGTGGGAGCCAGGGCTGAGCCCACCCGCTCCTTCGGCAGCTTTTGGGGGACGAGAGTTGCCAGGACCGAAGCTGCTGAGAAACCGGTTCAGGTGGTTTTGGTGCCCGCTGTGCCCAGCCCATGTGCCCACACAGACAGTGCCCCAGGTATCGCTCTGACCTGCCCTGAGCCGGGCACAGTGCATCCCCACAGCAGTGATGTATTGAGAATAAagttgggaaaagaaaaaaaaaaaaaccacaccaaaaaatacagccaattagaaaaatgcaattttccaGCAGGTGCCTTTAAAGATCATATCTCCCACTGGGAAGAGAAACCAATTTccttacaaattaaaaagatttcaGCTAAGTAAAACTTCCCTGCATCGGTTCCCCAAATCCCACCCCTGCGTagctcggggaggggggcaaaGAGCTTGGTACCCCGGACCAGAAACTGCAATTGCCATCAGTGTCCTGCAGCTGCTTTATCAgcctggcagaggcagaggaaCCCACCGATGGATTCAGGGGTGACTTGTGGCTTGGAGGAGCATTTGCTTACTAGTCCTGCAGGGCTTAGCGATATAAAATCACAGTCCTTTTTAAGGGCTTGAGTTGCTTTTAAATGTGGCATTGTCTCCTTTATTATAATAGGAGGCATCAGGAAATTTGCAGCTAATATTTCTGCAAAAGGCAATTCCTGCCTACCCCGCTGTGGGGCTCCTCCGGGCTCGTGCCACCTCTCTCTAGTTTGGTAGGGCCACATTCATTGCATTAATTCTGTACTTTTATTCCTGATGGTCTCTGGTGTAGCTTGAAGTTAACATTACTCATTAGGGAAAAATATTGATGCTTCTAATAATAGATTTACTGTTGCTTAAAACAGTTTGTAGTACAGTCATTAACATAAATGACTTACTGGGGTGAGGGACATCATACATACACTGACCCCGTTGCTGAACACCATCAATAAGCCCAGGATCCTGCTGAATCCTAAATGCTCcatttatattctttatttttacagcattatAGCCCTAGATGATGTGTTGAGGGAGCAGCACAAAGCCAAAACTCACTGCTGGGCAGAGATgggctgcaggctggctggggcGCAGGGATGAGCAGCTCCAGCggcaaagcaggcagcagcgTGGGAAGGACCGTGTGGGTACCGATGCAGGTTATCATCTCCCAAAGTCTTGCACATCCTCCCCAAGCTAGTGCCGGATTCAACCATGACTCAAACCcaacatgtatttttatcagCTCTAGCATATGGCCTCGGCACCGCAGAAACAGCCCTCGGCAAACGCCGCGGGCCAACAGACACAAACCTACTGGTTTGCTTGGTGTTGGCTAGGAAATACGGATTGCAAAATACACGGCGAGGAAACCGCCGAGGAGGGTGGTCTCCTCGCAGCGGGTGGCTTCAGGCTCATGAGCACCCACCGAGCCCCAAACCGGCCGCCCAAAGCCCTGGAGAGGTGTCCGGTCCCACGGGTGCCCGTGCCGCCTCCGGGGTTGCACAGTCCAGCGCAAATGGTGAAAAATACAGTGGATGTTTCCACTTCATGCAAATCCATGTCCCTCAAAGCCTGTTCAGCCCCAGCCTCAGTGCTCCCGGGAGAAATCCCTGAAGGTGGCTTCCCACAGCCCTCGGCAGAGGCGCTCACCCACCCAGACCAATTGCTAATGAGTGCTGCGAGTTATTTACTAATTAGTTCAAAGACTGAATAGAAGGGAggagatattaaaatatttgggggTTTAGAGTGTTAAAAAGCAACTTTATCCTAGAGGGAACAGACACCGatggggggatttttttttttttttttttttttttttcccagcagctgaGTTGTGTTGCT belongs to Aquila chrysaetos chrysaetos chromosome 12, bAquChr1.4, whole genome shotgun sequence and includes:
- the LINGO3 gene encoding leucine-rich repeat and immunoglobulin-like domain-containing nogo receptor-interacting protein 3 translates to MLYTMTCWLPVLVLHLVLLSPPRVAACPARCECAPQIKSVVCHRKRLTTIPEGIPTETKILELNKNRIRCLNPGDLSPYPLLEELDFSENIISNVEPGAFSNLFNLQTLRLRGNQLKLIPPGVFTKLTNLTLLDISENKLVILLDYMFQDLRNLKSLEVGDNDLVYISQRAFSGLLGLEQLTIEKCNLTSISAESLSYLQNLEVLRLRHLSISALEDQNFKKLYNLLQLEIDNWPLLEDVSPTSFQGLNLTSLSITYTNITAVPAAALRNLVYLRYLNLSYNPISTVLKGSFKDLIRLQELHIVGALLVSVEPQAFSGLRQIRLLNLSSNFLSTLEESTFHSVNTLETLRVDRNPLACDCRLLWILQRRKTLNFDGQQPMCSSPPEIQGNALRDFPDSVLFEYFTCQKPKIRDRKLQHVTAREGQSVSFLCRADGEPDPSIAWVSPQHRMITTRSTGRATVLPGGTLEIRFAQVQDSGTYICIASNAGGNDTYFATLTVKGRPADGSHYANRTLYLSEFNDTSHNDTQVFLKFTLDLKTILVSTAMGCITFLGVVLFCFLLLFVWSRGRGQHKNNFSVEYSFRKVDGPTTTTGQGGARKFNMKMI